A window from Apostichopus japonicus isolate 1M-3 chromosome 2, ASM3797524v1, whole genome shotgun sequence encodes these proteins:
- the LOC139984110 gene encoding BRISC and BRCA1-A complex member 1-like yields the protein MDSPNPFENSPASSRLSEADNVINETNDERVLADDDLQSLQEHEYLENKPVTTAEPPEKDDDAAEGHEPAKLAKKSFDLSEIGRRLSSPGDDEDTSEPIYSPVTLKLPHINCQEKIIICIDLSEEVNRVPFYSRDGTKQVPLDVIKRSLMIYIRTKVEMNHRHQFALVIFQESFVWVQDFTSHIDDFLHVIQDLTTDGRESESCNLASLFETIHDNIVLPDVENRQLIPPPYTIRTLFIYGRSNVVPAFEEESKAQQRLVESPYFFFDVFYLHEPPSELNKCKEIFDIFLALDKEATSYIHEVGRNTTHVYDKFAMLLAHPLQRQMQEVCTYSIFPNP from the exons ATGGATTCTCCAAACCCTTTTGAAAACTCTCCTGCTTCATCACGGCTTTCGGAAGCAGACAACGTTATAAATGAGACCAATGACGAAAGAGTCCTTGCAGACGATGACCTCCAGAGTTTACAAGAACATGAGTACCTGGAGAACAAACCAGTTACAACAGCAGAGCCTCCAGAGAAGGATGATGATGCTGCTGAAGGACATGAACCAGCAAAGCTGGCTAAGAAAAGTTTTGATCTCTCTGAAATTGGAAGACGCCTCTCCTCACCAGGTGACGATGAAGATACATCAGAACCAATCTACAGTCCAGTAACTCTGAAACTTCCTCACATAAATTGTCAAGAGAAAATT ATTATCTGCATTGATCTCTCGGAGGAAGTCAATAGGGTACCATTCTATTCAAGAGATGG TACCAAGCAAGTTCCGTTAGATGTAATAAAGCGGTCTTTGATGATTTACATCCGCACCAAGGTGGAGATGAATCACAGGCATCAGTTTGCTCTTGTCATCTTCCAAGAGTCATTTGTTTGG GTCCAGGACTTTACATCTCACATAGATGACTTTCTTCACGTCATTCAAGATCTGACGACTGACGGGCGGGAATCAGAATCGTGCAATCTAGCTTCACTCTTTGAAACAAT ACATGACAACATCGTACTTCCAGATGTTGAAAACCGGCAACTTATTCCGCCACCTTACACTATTCGTACACTCTTCATATACGGCAGGTCAAATGTTGTGCCCGCATTTGAAGAAGAAAGCAAA GCTCAGCAGAGGCTCGTAGAATCTCCTTACTTCTTCTTTGATGTGTTTTATTTACATGAACCTCCCAGTGAGCTGAACAAATGCAAA gaAATATTTGATATCTTCCTGGCTCTGGACAAAGAGGCTACTTCTTACATCCATGAGGTTGGGAGAAATACCACTCACGTCTACGACAAGTTTGCGATGCTCCTCGCACACCCGCTACAGAGGCAGATGCAAGAAGTCTGTACTTATTCAATCTTTCCAAACCCATGA
- the LOC139973053 gene encoding uncharacterized protein, which produces MISIDLLNKSGIWTPLADAIVTEMCLKDAGNLSGNLRSVPRLEEDDNNFYPLQVISNTHPQYNMKFINKNLKKCPKNSNTTFRSMRWFRSTMKKFKRDVHILNSAEESTLAEFTSGAEFHPHVRIVQSIHHFTNHIPSNDRGIVKKVCLDVTDIRVLRVDPRRLLGCYLPDYQHKERILLRMIYETHFAKSLEINIHISSKYNDKQNEISAKLVANNCPIAYRFVDIEVSKQGVINNIHFLPVEHKIPANVFIGKMRKIKENVRKSSENDKRKQSEMQKMKKISILLPTIITRNNMIMSYINRCQSKTA; this is translated from the exons ATGATAAGTATTGATCTGCTCAATAAAAGTGGCATTTGGACTCCATTAGCAGACGCTATCGTCACTGAAATGTGTCTGAAGGATGCAGGCAACTTATCTGGCAACCTTCGATCTGTTCCACGACTGGAAGAAGACGACAACAATTTCTATCCACTGCAG GTCATATCCAATACTCATCCACAATACAATATGAAGTTTATCAACAAAAATCTAAAGAAATGTCCTAAAAATAGTAATACAACTTTCAGAAGTATGCGTTGGTTTCGGTCCACAATGAAGAAATTTAAAAG GGACGTACACATCTTGAACAGTGCAGAAGAGTCCACACTAGCTGAATTTACATCCGGAGCTGAATTTCATCCCCATGTGCGAATAGTCCAATCcattcaccatttcaccaatcATATACCATCAAACGATCGCGGAATTGTTAAGAAAGTTTGCTTGGATGTTACCGATATACGCGTGCTCCGTGTTGATCCTCGTCGTCTCCTCGGATGTTATCTACCAGATTACCAACATAAAGAAAGGATTTTACTAAGAATGATATATGAAACACACTTTGCCAAGAGTCTagaaattaatattcatatatcttCCAAATATAACGACAAACAAAACGAGATCAGTGCTAAGCTTGTTGCCAACAATTGTCCAATCGCTTACAGATTTGTGGATATCGAAGTGTCAAAACAGGGAGTCATCAACAATATCCATTTCCTTCCTGTCGAACATAAAATTCCTGCTAATGTATTCATCGGAAAGATGAGGAAAATTAAGGAAAACGTGAGGAAATCGTCTGAAAACGATAAAAGAAAACAGTCAGAGATGCAAAAGATGAAAAAGATATCGATTTTACTTCCAACGATAATTACACGTAATAATATGATAATGAGCTATATTAATAGATGTCAATCAAAAACAGCCTGA